The proteins below are encoded in one region of Pectinophora gossypiella chromosome 26, ilPecGoss1.1, whole genome shotgun sequence:
- the LOC126378356 gene encoding piggyBac transposable element-derived protein 4-like isoform X1 has protein sequence MFLCFFYVFFSICLLCCLYVCFCFRRPSPERGAIEFISNSNAPAGQEVSVPVASTSNAPVGQVVSVPVATDDFIIIAPEATDVAGGEVVGNTDEFYIVPAPEPAASIVTAPAPVVAPAGDDDSDITEVRPSIFSAPTASTSKRSVIAMNDDHFAETVTSWMTDFFDSEDEDLLDIDSNDVDLGISLSTQSNTRTATDCAADDDGLTTEQISLLHAQEEADDICVRDLAPTNDFFEFNWTCDRQTFTGKREVFTGSPGPTFTVTNDMTPTDIFYKMFDTDFVDMLIRQTNLYGEQKLTKLKQNRETKKHTRTLRWTPTDRDEVIAFLALIILQGLYPKVTEESYFSYDGFGTTPFFGRIMSYNRYFLLKTMLHFVDNDSTEDTTKLNKIRPVIDYFNAKFSSMYYPGQNVAIDESLLKWHGRLSISQKIATKAAQVGVKTYEMCESSSGYLWQFRVYTGKDGPNRKRKMRQSDDHNTQQQTEDQDTQQERLDNSDSQTHRPEDRVIQQDQANDPDTQQDRHDDQSSSTFRPRNATSQIVYDLMTPLLHRGHTLIMDNFYNAPLLARCLKQEKTDVFGTLRLSREFVPESLKTIKKTDMRQGEIVASYCSDLSVMLWRDSNLVSMISTYHPLLIGSVTTYNRTQVHKPAVVLDYNKSMGGVDRKDQYLASQALERQKTKVWYKKLFRRLYNAAIFNCFVIYDSNPTHKLDHRQFRRTLAEDLLRLHKNIDLTTEPKLIRHRETTQLVARQTTRPYVASNHFPMKTGSTATRCFMCTKNKRPSRTAYKCEECDVNLCIVYCFKAYHKPPRTSTTNQDNTDD, from the exons atgtttttatgttttttttatgtttttttttctatatgttTGTTGTGTTGTCTATATGTTTGCTTTTGTTTTAGACGTCCATCGCCAGAACGTGGTGCAATagaatttatttcaaattctaATGCACCTGCTGGCCAGGAAGTCTCTGTGCCTGTGGCTTCGACTTCCAATGCACCTGTTGGCCAGGTAGTCTCCGTGCCTGTGGCCACGGACGACTTCATTATTATTG CCCCCGAAGCCACCGACGTCGCTGGCGGAGAAGTGGTCGGGAACACCGACGAATTTTATATCG tACCGGCACCCGAACCTGCCGCATCTATTGTCACTGCGCCTGCTCCCGTCGTAGCACCCGCTGGTGACGACGACTCAGATATCACTG AGGTCCGCCCGTCTATATTTTCGGCGCCAACTGCCAGTACGTCGAAAAGGAGTGTAATAG CTATGAACGACGATCACTTTGCCGAGACTGTGACTAGCTGGATGACAGACTTTTTTGATAGTGAGGACGAAGACTTACTCGATATCGACAGTAATGACGTTGACTTGGGTATCTCACTCTCGACACAAAGTAATACTCGTACAGCCACTGACTGCGCAGCAGACGATGATGGACTAACTACTGAACAAATTTCTTTACTTCATGCGCAAGAGGAAGCTGATGACATATGTGTGAGAGACTTGGCACCTACTAacgatttttttgaatttaattggACGTGTGACAGACAGACTTTTACTGGTAAGCGAGAAGTCTTTACTGGTTCGCCAGGACCGACATTCACGGTTACTAACGACATGACTCCgactgatattttttataaaatgtttgacACTGATTTTGTTGACATGCTGATACGACAAACAAACCTTTACGGTGAACAAAAACTgacaaaactaaaacaaaaccgAGAAACGAAAAAACATACACGGACTTTGCGTTGGACACCGACTGACCGGGACGAAGTGATAGCGTTTTTAGCACTGATTATACTTCAGGGATTATACCCCAAAGTGACGGAGGAGTCCTACTTCTCTTATGACGGGTTTGGGACTACTCCTTTCTTTGGGCGAATAATGTCCTACAACAGATACTTCCTGTTAAAAACGATGTTACACTTTGTAGACAATGACTCGACTGAGGACACGACAAAACTTAATAAGATAAGACCTGTCATCGACTATTTTAATGCCAAATTTTCATCAATGTATTACCCTGGACAGAACGTGGCTATTGACGAGAGCCTACTAAAATGGCATGGCCGACTTAGTATTTCTCAAAAAATAGCAACCAAAGCCGCTCAAGTAGGTGTAAAAACCTATGAAATGTGCGAGTCGTCATCAGGCTACCTATGGCAGTTCAGGGTGTATACTGGAAAAGATGGCCCcaacagaaaaagaaaaatgcgaCAATCTGACGACCACAACACCCAGCAACAGACTGAGGATCAGGACACACAGCAAGAGCGACTTGACAACAGTGACAGCCAGACACACCGACCTGAAGACCGCGTCATCCAGCAGGACCAAgctaatgaccctgacacccaACAAGACCGACATGACGACCAATCGAGCAGTACGTTTCGTCCGCGAAATGCTACTTCTCAGATTGTTTATGACTTAATGACACCACTACTTCACCGGGGACACACGCTAATAATGGATAATTTTTATAATGCTCCATTATTAGCGCGTTGCCTTAAACAGGAAAAGACTGACGTATTTGGGACTCTGAGATTATCGCGAGAATTTGTTCCCGAAAGTTTAAAGACTATAAAAAAGACTGACATGCGACAAGGTGAAATAGTGGCATCTTACTGTTCCGATCTGTCGGTGATGTTGTGGCGTGACTCTAACCTCGTTAGTATGATCTCCACTTACCATCCCCTTCTAATCGGATCAGTGACTACGTATAACCGTACGCAAGTACATAAGCCGGCTGTCGTCCTTGACTACAACAAATCAATGGGAGGTGTCGACCGCAAAGATCAGTATCTTGCCAGTCAAGCTCTTGAGAGACAGAAAACTAAAGTGTGGTACAAGAAGCTGTTTAGGCGCCTTTACAATGCAGCAATCTTTAACTGCTTTGTGATTTACGATAGTAATCCCACACACAAACTTGATCACCGTCAGTTTAGGAGGACGCTGGCTGAAGACTTGCTACGGTTGCACAAAAACATTGACTTGACGACAGAACCCAAACTAATTCGACATAGAGAGACGACTCAATTGGTGGCACGCCAAACAACGCGACCGTACGTGGCCTCGAACCATTTTCCGATGAAAACGGGATCCACTGCCACACGTTGTTTTATGTGCACTAAGAACAAACGACCGTCTAGGACTGCATATAAGTGCGAGGAGTGTGACGTAAATCTGTGCATCGTGTATTGCTTTAAAGCCTATCATAAGCCTCCTCGCACTTCCACCACCAACCAGGACAATACTGACGATTGA
- the LOC126378356 gene encoding piggyBac transposable element-derived protein 4-like isoform X2: MNDDHFAETVTSWMTDFFDSEDEDLLDIDSNDVDLGISLSTQSNTRTATDCAADDDGLTTEQISLLHAQEEADDICVRDLAPTNDFFEFNWTCDRQTFTGKREVFTGSPGPTFTVTNDMTPTDIFYKMFDTDFVDMLIRQTNLYGEQKLTKLKQNRETKKHTRTLRWTPTDRDEVIAFLALIILQGLYPKVTEESYFSYDGFGTTPFFGRIMSYNRYFLLKTMLHFVDNDSTEDTTKLNKIRPVIDYFNAKFSSMYYPGQNVAIDESLLKWHGRLSISQKIATKAAQVGVKTYEMCESSSGYLWQFRVYTGKDGPNRKRKMRQSDDHNTQQQTEDQDTQQERLDNSDSQTHRPEDRVIQQDQANDPDTQQDRHDDQSSSTFRPRNATSQIVYDLMTPLLHRGHTLIMDNFYNAPLLARCLKQEKTDVFGTLRLSREFVPESLKTIKKTDMRQGEIVASYCSDLSVMLWRDSNLVSMISTYHPLLIGSVTTYNRTQVHKPAVVLDYNKSMGGVDRKDQYLASQALERQKTKVWYKKLFRRLYNAAIFNCFVIYDSNPTHKLDHRQFRRTLAEDLLRLHKNIDLTTEPKLIRHRETTQLVARQTTRPYVASNHFPMKTGSTATRCFMCTKNKRPSRTAYKCEECDVNLCIVYCFKAYHKPPRTSTTNQDNTDD; encoded by the coding sequence ATGAACGACGATCACTTTGCCGAGACTGTGACTAGCTGGATGACAGACTTTTTTGATAGTGAGGACGAAGACTTACTCGATATCGACAGTAATGACGTTGACTTGGGTATCTCACTCTCGACACAAAGTAATACTCGTACAGCCACTGACTGCGCAGCAGACGATGATGGACTAACTACTGAACAAATTTCTTTACTTCATGCGCAAGAGGAAGCTGATGACATATGTGTGAGAGACTTGGCACCTACTAacgatttttttgaatttaattggACGTGTGACAGACAGACTTTTACTGGTAAGCGAGAAGTCTTTACTGGTTCGCCAGGACCGACATTCACGGTTACTAACGACATGACTCCgactgatattttttataaaatgtttgacACTGATTTTGTTGACATGCTGATACGACAAACAAACCTTTACGGTGAACAAAAACTgacaaaactaaaacaaaaccgAGAAACGAAAAAACATACACGGACTTTGCGTTGGACACCGACTGACCGGGACGAAGTGATAGCGTTTTTAGCACTGATTATACTTCAGGGATTATACCCCAAAGTGACGGAGGAGTCCTACTTCTCTTATGACGGGTTTGGGACTACTCCTTTCTTTGGGCGAATAATGTCCTACAACAGATACTTCCTGTTAAAAACGATGTTACACTTTGTAGACAATGACTCGACTGAGGACACGACAAAACTTAATAAGATAAGACCTGTCATCGACTATTTTAATGCCAAATTTTCATCAATGTATTACCCTGGACAGAACGTGGCTATTGACGAGAGCCTACTAAAATGGCATGGCCGACTTAGTATTTCTCAAAAAATAGCAACCAAAGCCGCTCAAGTAGGTGTAAAAACCTATGAAATGTGCGAGTCGTCATCAGGCTACCTATGGCAGTTCAGGGTGTATACTGGAAAAGATGGCCCcaacagaaaaagaaaaatgcgaCAATCTGACGACCACAACACCCAGCAACAGACTGAGGATCAGGACACACAGCAAGAGCGACTTGACAACAGTGACAGCCAGACACACCGACCTGAAGACCGCGTCATCCAGCAGGACCAAgctaatgaccctgacacccaACAAGACCGACATGACGACCAATCGAGCAGTACGTTTCGTCCGCGAAATGCTACTTCTCAGATTGTTTATGACTTAATGACACCACTACTTCACCGGGGACACACGCTAATAATGGATAATTTTTATAATGCTCCATTATTAGCGCGTTGCCTTAAACAGGAAAAGACTGACGTATTTGGGACTCTGAGATTATCGCGAGAATTTGTTCCCGAAAGTTTAAAGACTATAAAAAAGACTGACATGCGACAAGGTGAAATAGTGGCATCTTACTGTTCCGATCTGTCGGTGATGTTGTGGCGTGACTCTAACCTCGTTAGTATGATCTCCACTTACCATCCCCTTCTAATCGGATCAGTGACTACGTATAACCGTACGCAAGTACATAAGCCGGCTGTCGTCCTTGACTACAACAAATCAATGGGAGGTGTCGACCGCAAAGATCAGTATCTTGCCAGTCAAGCTCTTGAGAGACAGAAAACTAAAGTGTGGTACAAGAAGCTGTTTAGGCGCCTTTACAATGCAGCAATCTTTAACTGCTTTGTGATTTACGATAGTAATCCCACACACAAACTTGATCACCGTCAGTTTAGGAGGACGCTGGCTGAAGACTTGCTACGGTTGCACAAAAACATTGACTTGACGACAGAACCCAAACTAATTCGACATAGAGAGACGACTCAATTGGTGGCACGCCAAACAACGCGACCGTACGTGGCCTCGAACCATTTTCCGATGAAAACGGGATCCACTGCCACACGTTGTTTTATGTGCACTAAGAACAAACGACCGTCTAGGACTGCATATAAGTGCGAGGAGTGTGACGTAAATCTGTGCATCGTGTATTGCTTTAAAGCCTATCATAAGCCTCCTCGCACTTCCACCACCAACCAGGACAATACTGACGATTGA